The DNA region gtcaTGACTCCTGAGGTAGTTACTTCCGGACTGACTGAGGTAGAAGAGCTGTCTGGCAAACAGAGGCtccacctgaaacacacacatccacaaggTTTGACATTTGTAAAACATCTCACGGTCCCTTAATGTACAAGTAAGATGAAAGAAGTGACTAgagtctgagagtgtgtgtgtgtgtgtgtctctcgtaCCTGCACTGTGAGAGTCCTCCTTTGTATTTCAGCATCAATGTCATCTCCAAAGGACAAGAGAACTTGGAGACGAGGCGGAGGATGAGAATGCAGAGAGAAACTCTGCAGCtctgagatggagggagggagaatgtAGGTCATTATTGCATATAATACTTAAATAGTTTGTTACTAAAGGCTATTGTCCTGTATTTTGAAATATTCAATGCAAAAATTGACTTTCAACCCTGACATTCAGTGATTCATTATCTCAGTGATTCATTTCTGACAACTCTCTAGCTGACTCAGTgtgcacactacacatgcacacttcttATAAGCCATGTgtaaaaacagaacagaaaaggAGCAAagaacactccacacacacacacagacaaactaaaACACACTGGCTATGGCGATGTGATAGacagtacactcttaaaatgaatgagctgaaaacaacacaacttgcgttgtttttaacacatctttgtgtccagataggaagtttgtgttgtttccttttttatttgttacacaatgtgTTGAAAAATAAtgcaacttgtgttgtttttgaacacatctgtgtgtccagatagggacaacacatttgttataagagtgtacactcttaaaaagcaatgtgttggaaacaacacaaactgtgttgtctctatctggacacagagatgtgttaaaaacaacgaaagttgtgttgttttcaactcACTCATTTTAGGAGTGTAGCTCCAACATGGGAGTTGGATGAGAAGAGCATGAGGGGGTAAAGGAGGGAAAGTGCCCAAGGTTGTTCTTATTCACACTCTCAGTCTCtacttccctctttctctttccctatcTGACCCTTTTTCTATGtttcttctacttcttcttaCTCTCTCATTCGTGTGGAAAGTCCACTCACATGGTTATGCAAATGAGGCTAATAGGAACTCAGGGGGTAGAGACGCTTTTGTCAAGAAGATCATACGGCCATGAGTCAGTATGAGACTGAGCTGTACCAGGGTCTTAACTAAACTGTGTGTGTTCGCatcttttgagtgtgtgtgtgtgagagagagagagagagagtgtctgtgtacgtctaacagagagcgagagagtgtgtgtctgtgtatgtgtaacagagagagagagaaagagagtgtcggggtgcgtgcatgtctgtgtaccTGTGAGTAAGGTGTGCAAGTCCATTAGTTTGTTGGCCTGATCTCTCTCCAGTTTGTTGGGCTTTTCTCTGTGAGGAGTGTGGCCCCCTTCCCAGAAGACTTTGCCAGAACCAAAGGGGCGGGCATACAGCCCACCAGACCCCACCCATAGGTGGACACCGCCTTCAAGTCCCGCCTTCTGTGGGAGAGGCACCTCCTCTGGGCCACTGGTTGGCTGGAAAGCATGTCCGTGTGGCGTTAGGACACATCCTTCGGGTCTCAGCACAGTCACTTCTGAAACCAGGGCCCCgccatagaacacacacaccaacagtcGCTGGTCTGgaacacagacattcacacagatTAGTAGCTGACAGAAACCtccaactttgtgtgtgtgtacgtgtgcgcatgtgtgtgcacgtgtgtatgtaCCTGATATGCCATCTGCTGTTCTGAAGCCAGGCTGGGGAAAGCCAAAGGGTGTGGCAGGAACTTCAGAGGGATTGCAGCTGAAGAATGAACCACTGATCTGGTAAcctgcgcatacacacacacatacattgcattgacaaaatacaacaaatcaaacaaaatgttattttaagtCTACATATTTCAAAAATGTCCCAGCATTTACAACCCTTGCACACAGAATCCTTCCACAGTGTATCATAAGGCCCAACACAAGCATTTAATCTAGTCaaatgcacatcacacacacatcagactcACCATTTTCCCAGGCCATGTGTGTAGGGCTGTAAGGGGTGTTGTAGTCTGGGTGGGGGGGTTCATCAGCCTGATAGCCCCTCCATCCATACTCTGGGTAGCTACACACCTACAACCgatcagaagcacaaaatccTGATACAATCCATCATGAGCATTTACACGGAGATCAAGCATATctccgtgtgtgtatgcatgagggGAGACTGTATGTTTATAAGACAGTAGTTCACCTGATTCTGAGGGGGAGTGTATGTGGAGTGCAGTTGATAATGTGGGGATGCTAAGTGAGCCGCTGTTTCCACTAGAGGTCTGGAACCTGAGAGTCAGAGGTGTAGAGTCTACTAAGTGATATTTTCTTATGCAtattataatgataataataataataataataataaatacattctaataattattatttgtgCGTCAATCAagcaaaacagaaaataaagcAAAAGAGTATATCGCTTACCTTTCTTCGCATCCTCCGGTATGATGCGGTAAACTTTATATGGATCGGAGATGTCTAACTGGCTCCGCTCTACAATCTCCTCGAAGTCGGTACTCTTGTTGAGCGCGCAACGGAGGCGCGTCTTCCACGTGGGTGGGTCCGGTTTGTCAATGCCTTCCCGGTACTTGCCCTTGAAAAGAGCCCAGGCCTGCGGTACCCGAACGCAAAAAGTACAGGTCAGGTATTGTTTGTAACTCTGCGTCTACACGAGTGTGGACATTTGGTCATTATTTCCTCTACCTTAAAGAGTGCAGCATCTTCATCTCGATTGTAGTCCTGCTTGCCCGCGTGCTTCCAGGGGATGCGGAAGATGCTCTTTTCATCATTCTCCCACACGAGCCCTGGGTATTTGCCTGTATCCACCTGTTCGATCAACCACTGACGGAGTTTCCCGTTACCGGACGACATGCGCTCCCCATCTATGTTCATCTGACACATGGCAAGGACTTCAGTTCATAGACATGTAAGCCATAGCAAACCAAGTCAACTAAGGTAATTAAATACGGGATCACGAAGGCTACGTGagttttgtaggctactgtccaGACTAGGCTACATTGAGCTATAAAACCATCACACCCCAATACTTTTTCTATATCCCAATCAAAAGGTCCGCAAAATTAATGCGCGGCACATTTCTTACCTCTGAAACTGTAAACCGCTGGAGTTTTGGAATCaatcacttacacacaaacataaacgaGAACTCTCCCTGTTTCGATATATTTCGTTTGCTCCCACTCTATTTCGCTCTCAATCCTGTTTTATTTCTCATTCAGCCAACAGTCTCTCTCAATCAATCAACTCACCTCGCATTCTGTCAGACTAAATAACTTTCCCTGGGATGGGCGGGGCGTCACCGGAACTCACGCTGAAACTTTTTGAAGAGGAGCATCTGTCACAGTGGAGCGCGAGCGTCCCGTAAACACGAGGGGAAGCCCTGTAGTGCGAGTGTCAGACGGCCCACGCGCAGAAGTGGAAAGTGGAGcgtgtttgttatttataagAAAAAGAGGGTCGTTCTTTTAAATCGATCAATGTAGTGCGCAAACTTTTGCACGGAAATGTTGTTCAATATCAGTAGCGgatacaaaaaataaatcaaagatCACACAAGTGTAGATGTGTGAGCAGTGACCAAGAGGACCACGGTGAGGCAAATCACGTATGCCGGGGTAGAGTGTAATTTCTTTGTGGTATGTTCAAAACGCTcagaatgtaggcctactttgttagTATTCATATGTTGAAAATACATGAACAAAGATATTCACTGTTTAatcattttctttgttttttttgcccACCCTGAGAATTAAATCTCTCGTGGAGACCTCTTTCTAATCGAGTTTAGGCTAACTAACGACGGGAGTGCATAATTTCTAGCCTAATATCGTTGGTTATCTAATGTCCAGTAGCAATAGTAGACTTTCCCCAGTAATGCTGTAttagaaatgtattacaagATAAATAATACCAAATTTGTGCTATACCCATAAACCCAAAAGAATATTATAATGTAGTAGTGTGAGGTGAATGCTTAATTTACCATACATTAAACTATTAATATGAAGTATATTGTCTTGATTCATTGGGGCAATTGCATTATGGCTTTTTTTTTGGCAAGAACATTTCTATTTGGCTTATATTCCTATTTGTGAAATGCAAACATGCTACTCCATATGCAGCTTTATGTTTATGCTTCCTGATTTTTTGTTAATGAAAATTCTAGTATTCCttgattaaaaaacaaacaaacaaaacaaaacccctCTTGTTGTGTTCTGAAGTGCTGGAGATAGGAGAGGGATTTTCCACTTGGTTTTGGTTACATTGCCTTGAGCCCATAGCTAAACATAGTAAACCACACAGGTTTTGAACAATTGCAATTAACATGTTTCTTTTCTATTTATAGTTTATTAATTCATagaagtgtgcaagtgtttcttttttatcaataaaaaaaaaaaacattacacctCCTACACACTCAAAGGTTTGTAATAAAATAGGTATACAGCgaggaaaataagtattgaacacgtcaacatttttttcagtaagtatacttccagtgaggctattcacattaaattttcaccggacattagtattgtaacgatttgatagcgacacacacagttgtccaatcaaaaggtttattagctgagaatgAGAGCACACAGACCAAGACCAAGACACACCAAGatacagaacacaatacacacggggcaggtcaaacagacacacacacactacacatccaggggaggacgcagccccccacacaaaaaggatcacacacgagggagaactaaaagggaaacttgtcacaataaagacgctaactttacacttataacttaggagatataaagacataaatCCCAAATGTTCACccccgtatcccagcatgcctttcgcgggagaacgctaacactgtcttttTGCGCCGACGCTACATagctcccccaacaagccattgccgtCCTCGGCACCGACCACAAGGTAGCCACATGCTAGTGTCGTCGCGCGTCGCCCGCCACTCAGTCCAGTGCGACAGTACCGCCAAATCACGTGGGGTGCACACGCCGCAGGTTGGTGCAGGAGCTCACTCAACGGGGCGCCACGCTGCTAGCAATCCAGTGCGGGCGCAGCTGCAGCCACGTGGCCGACCCGGCCGtcaccagctccctctcagCAGCCGCCCTCAGGCTGCACTTTTCCATGCGTGTCACCacgcactcctcctctcctggcggGGCCCTAGGGTGGCCTTTTCAACCGGCCGACACTGTACCAAGCACCGGGTTCGAGGGGGCCAGATGAAGCTGCACCAACACCACTCCGGCCCGCCGAGTCGCCGACCAGGACAGACAGGCACTGACTCCGCTTAACCGGACCGCTGCTGAGCTCTCCCGCTGCAGCTACCGTCTTCGGGCGTCCCTCCTCGTGTTGCCATCTCGCAGAGCCGTCCTGCTCTGCTCCCGGCCCGTTCCACTCCTTCGCGGCCTCGGCGAAGGCACGACCCCCGAGATGGCCATGCTAACAAACTCCActcaacaaacttttttttaaaggcgCTGGCCAACAGGCCAACTAGAACGGGCGCCCACACAGCACGGTGCCTCTCACACGCACCCAAAAGTTTTAAAGTTCAGAGTTTAGAGGGCCTTTCCGTCGAAGCTGCCCCACCGTCGTGAGTTTGCTGCCCTCAGCGGCTCTGCCAACCGTCAATCGTCTAGGAACCTCTTCCTCGCCGCACTCCCTCGGCTCTGCTTCACGCGTCGCGGCTCGCCATGGAGTCAGCGCCCAGGCCAGTGTCGTCTTCTCCGTGAACGCTTCTTCAGGCCCCTCTTCCGGCAAGATCTTCTCCCATGGCAGCAGGCAGATCCAGGCGACAGCTCCTTTCCTCTGGCGGCAGGAACGATAGCAGGCCTCAAGCTCTTTAGCAGCCCTGACAAGGGCTCTCTCTGGATCCTCTTGCGTGGGCCTCCACCCAATGGTATGGTCTTCCATTCCCAGCTTCTCTTGCTGAGCGGAGGCCATGTTCGAAAGtcgcttctgacaccaatgtaatgatttgatagcaacacacacagttgtccaatcaaaaggtttattagctgagaacgagagcacaCAGACCAAGACCAAGACACACCAAGatacagaacacaatacacacagggcaggtcaaacagacacacacactacacatacaggggaggacgcagccccccacacaaaaaggatcacacacgagggagaactaaaagggaaacttgtcacaataaagacgctaactttATATCTCCTAAGTTATAAGTGTAAAgacataaaccccaaatgttcacccccgtatcccagcatgcctttcgcgggagaacgctaacactgtcttttTGCGCCGACGCTacagtattaacttaggtaatccacacatatataaaaatccaaacattaatgtcttaaagtagtgttatgagtaaaaaagtggaatggcagagggaaaaagtattgaacacgctaagaaaaagctgtacacaaaggcaaggaatggcaaggaacaaactggaatctataagtagttagagaaagtatccctcctatctgtgcaaattgatataagctgggttagtacatactggtgggctataaaaaggttgtttgttaccaaggtgtcacacaagaaacatttcatgatgggtaaaagcaaagagctctcccaagacctttgcaaccttattgttgcaaaacatatcaatggaactggttacagatgcacttcaaaacttcagaatcatccagcaagcagcatgggagccattatctgcaagtggaaggaacatcactgcatcatcagctggccatgcacaggatctccttgcaagatttctgaccaggaagtcagaaggatagtcagaagagtagcccaagagccaaggaccactctgagaaagctccaAAAAGATTtagaggcagcaggtacaattgttacatagataatgcactccaccgccatggcctctatgcacactcatcccgcatgactctattgctgaagaaaaacatgtcaaagctcGTTTGAAAGTTTGCTATACAACATTTAaacaatcctatgaaatactgagagaatctATTCTGGTCAGGTAagagcaaaattgaacttttcggatgtcatactacacaccatatttggaggagaaatgccactgtgcatcaccctaaaaatactctaccaacagtgaggtttggaggtggtggcatcatggtgtggggctgtttttcatctcatgatactagcagacttcatacagttgaaggaatgatgaatggagtcattttgttctggaagaatctttacatccaccgggatgatgaggatgagacatggctagaccttccagcaggacaatgatccaaaccattcagcaaaggaaactctcaattggtttcagagaaaggaaatcaaggtcctgacttcaattcaattgaacagttttggaagttaactaaagatcaggattcacaagagggacccctgaaatcttcaatattaaaggactatctgtttaaaagaatgggccaaactcacaccagaatactgtgactgattagtttcgtcatacaggaaatgccttgaagctgtcattacgaataaaggcttttccaaagtatttaagaaatttcagcaggcgtgttcaatacgtttttcctgtgtcattccactttattacacataactctacctatgcactttaatgtttggattttttttatatgggtggattatctgagttaatactaatgtccggtgaaaatttcatgcaaatagccttactgaaaaatatacttactgaaaaaaagaaaatacttattttccccgccgTAAGAAACCTTGAAATATATTACCTCTGGTCCCTGCTGTCTTCATCCTTTGGGGAAAAGTTGGAAAAAAGCTACAGGTTCAGTGACTGAATGGAAAAGTGGTGCTACTGTCTTTTCCCTCACAAGCATTCATATTTAGATTGAAATATATTCCCTGTGTCTTCAATGATCTACAATGGAATCTAAATGAGTTGCTAACATCTGTCCTTTTTCATCATATTGGCCCAaagtatggttatggttatgggatttggcagatgcttttgtccaaagcgacatacaaatacaaaacaatataatacttaaagaaaaaagtatttaaaaagtataaaaagcctttaattcATCATGGCAAGAACTGGTTAAAAGCAAATGGGCCTACGCGTTACGGCCATATTGGCCTTCATCAGGGCATGATGTTGCAGAAGAGCATCTGAGCG from Alosa alosa isolate M-15738 ecotype Scorff River chromosome 9, AALO_Geno_1.1, whole genome shotgun sequence includes:
- the irf4b gene encoding interferon regulatory factor 4 isoform X2, with the translated sequence MNIDGERMSSGNGKLRQWLIEQVDTGKYPGLVWENDEKSIFRIPWKHAGKQDYNRDEDAALFKAWALFKGKYREGIDKPDPPTWKTRLRCALNKSTDFEEIVERSQLDISDPYKVYRIIPEDAKKGSRPLVETAAHLASPHYQLHSTYTPPQNQVCSYPEYGWRGYQADEPPHPDYNTPYSPTHMAWENGYQISGSFFSCNPSEVPATPFGFPQPGFRTADGISDQRLLVCVFYGGALVSEVTVLRPEGCVLTPHGHAFQPTSGPEEVPLPQKAGLEGGVHLWVGSGGLYARPFGSGKVFWEGGHTPHREKPNKLERDQANKLMDLHTLLTELQSFSLHSHPPPRLQVLLSFGDDIDAEIQRRTLTVQVEPLFARQLFYLSQSGSNYLRSHDFHSHTHSHSLALTQNELSPPSSQDYARIVTHPHGSSLPE
- the irf4b gene encoding interferon regulatory factor 4 isoform X1, whose protein sequence is MCQMNIDGERMSSGNGKLRQWLIEQVDTGKYPGLVWENDEKSIFRIPWKHAGKQDYNRDEDAALFKAWALFKGKYREGIDKPDPPTWKTRLRCALNKSTDFEEIVERSQLDISDPYKVYRIIPEDAKKGSRPLVETAAHLASPHYQLHSTYTPPQNQVCSYPEYGWRGYQADEPPHPDYNTPYSPTHMAWENGYQISGSFFSCNPSEVPATPFGFPQPGFRTADGISDQRLLVCVFYGGALVSEVTVLRPEGCVLTPHGHAFQPTSGPEEVPLPQKAGLEGGVHLWVGSGGLYARPFGSGKVFWEGGHTPHREKPNKLERDQANKLMDLHTLLTELQSFSLHSHPPPRLQVLLSFGDDIDAEIQRRTLTVQVEPLFARQLFYLSQSGSNYLRSHDFHSHTHSHSLALTQNELSPPSSQDYARIVTHPHGSSLPE